In a genomic window of Octadecabacter temperatus:
- a CDS encoding NAD(P)/FAD-dependent oxidoreductase — MSNIVVIGAGQAGASLVGKLRSEGFEGEITLLGAETGPPYQRPALSKAYLLGEMERERLFLRPREWYEGNDINLRTGTRAVSVDPASKTVTLEGDEVLSYDHLAFTTGSHPRTLPAAIGGELEGVFTVRDLADADALKPEFAAGRRLLVIGGGYIGLEAAAVAAKMGLQVILVEMAGRILQRVAAPETSDFFRTLHSGHSVDIREGVGLERLVGEDRVTGAVLSDGSEIEVDFAIVGVGIYPATVLAQNAGVTCDNGIVTDAFGRTSDPHIWAAGDCATLEWNGSQIRLESVGNAIDQAEIVAQNMLGAEKTYTPKPWFWSDQYDTKLQIAGLNLGYTDVVTRETGDARSHWYYRDDTLIAVDAMNDPRNYMVGKRLIEAGKSPAPSVIADPETDMKALLKS; from the coding sequence ATGAGCAATATTGTTGTGATCGGCGCAGGCCAAGCAGGGGCTTCTCTGGTTGGAAAACTACGCAGCGAAGGTTTTGAAGGCGAGATCACTTTGCTGGGTGCCGAAACGGGTCCGCCATACCAAAGGCCCGCATTGTCGAAAGCCTACTTGCTGGGTGAAATGGAGCGCGAACGCCTCTTTTTACGTCCGCGTGAATGGTACGAAGGCAATGACATCAATCTGCGCACGGGGACGCGTGCAGTTTCGGTTGATCCGGCTTCAAAAACCGTGACGCTTGAGGGGGACGAAGTACTGTCATACGACCACCTCGCGTTTACCACAGGCTCACACCCGCGCACATTGCCCGCCGCGATTGGTGGCGAACTGGAGGGTGTCTTCACAGTGCGCGACCTTGCTGATGCAGATGCATTGAAGCCCGAATTTGCCGCTGGACGCCGTCTTCTGGTCATCGGTGGTGGGTATATCGGCCTTGAGGCCGCTGCGGTTGCCGCCAAGATGGGCCTGCAGGTGATCCTTGTCGAAATGGCGGGCCGCATTTTGCAACGTGTCGCCGCGCCCGAAACATCCGATTTCTTTCGCACACTTCACAGCGGACATAGCGTAGACATTCGCGAAGGCGTCGGCCTAGAGCGGCTTGTGGGGGAGGATCGCGTCACTGGCGCGGTATTGTCCGATGGAAGCGAGATTGAGGTTGATTTTGCGATTGTTGGTGTGGGTATTTACCCAGCGACAGTGCTGGCTCAAAATGCAGGCGTTACCTGTGACAACGGCATTGTCACAGACGCCTTTGGGCGCACATCTGACCCGCACATTTGGGCCGCAGGGGACTGTGCCACGTTGGAGTGGAATGGTTCACAGATCCGCCTCGAGAGCGTTGGCAATGCGATTGATCAAGCGGAAATCGTGGCACAGAACATGCTTGGTGCGGAAAAGACGTATACCCCAAAACCTTGGTTCTGGTCTGACCAATACGACACCAAACTGCAAATCGCAGGGCTTAACCTTGGATACACGGATGTCGTGACCCGCGAGACGGGCGATGCACGTTCGCATTGGTACTACCGTGACGATACGCTGATCGCCGTGGATGCGATGAATGACCCGCGAAACTACATGGTTGGAAAGCGTCTGATTGAAGCAGGGAAATCCCCAGCACCGAGCGTAATCGCAGACCCTGAAACCGACATGAAAGCCCTTCTGAAGTCATGA